Within the Flavobacterium sp. N502536 genome, the region TCTGGTACCAAACGATTCTAAAATCAAATACAATACGGAGATAAAAATAAATGTAATCTCAGGGATTTACGGTGCGAGCAAGCCTAATTTATTTTACAAAATTAATAAGGGCAATGATTTTTTACCAATTTCTGATGGGCTGGTGGTATTGAACAATTTAAGCAGTGGCAATCATGCTATTGTGGTTTACAAACACGATGGAGCGAGCTACGAAAAAGTAACCAGTTTTGATTTCAAAGTGGCAGAGCCCTGGTATTTTTCATTCTGGATGATCTTGCTGTACCTGTTGGTAGTGGGAGCTGTTTTGTTCATCTATTACAAATGGAACAAGCTGCGCTACATGCAAAAACTGAAATTACAGGCCGAAGAATTAAAACATCAGCGTGAAATTCTGGAAATGGAATTAAAAGCAGAGAACGAACTGAATCTTCAGGAATACGAAAAACACATTCTGGAATTGGAACTACAAACCAAATCTTCTGAAGTTGCCGGGAAATCATTGTCGATTGCCAAGCAAAGTGAAATGATCGATAACATTCAGAACATTCTGAACTCCGAAAAAGACTTCAATAAACTTAAAAGCGAAATCAAAAAGGCAATCAAGATCAATGAGGTAAACAAACACGAGTGGGAAATTTTTGAAACCAACCTGAATCAGATCCACAATGAGTTTATCATTAATCTTTCTAAGAAATATCCAAGCTTAACGCCAAAAGATATTAAACTGTGTATTTACCTTAAAATGAATCTTTCGTCAAAGGAAATTGCCCCTATGATGAACATCTCTTTTAGAGGGGTAGAACTGCACCGATACCGTCTAAGAAAGAAGTTAGGGCTTACACAGGATGAAAACCTCTCAAAATTTTTATTAAGTCTGTAAGATTGGGATTAGTTTTTTAAATATCTTATATTTTTCCACTTCTTTTATTGTATAATTCTAATACATCATTACTACATCATAACGTTATGTTAACAAAATAAAATTAATATTTAATTTGTTGATAACCATTAATTTGTGTCCAATTTTAAACATAATGATGTAGCTGTGTTGTAGTGCTATTTGATGTACTACAACGTTGTAATTGTTTAATTTGGCACTACTAACTTAAACGATTACGAACTGTATGAAAAATTTTATTTTTAGCTTTTTAGCGCTTTTGCTATTGCCGGCTTATATGTCTGGACAAGCAATTAAAGGAAAAGTAGTAGACAGTAGTGGAATGGGAGTTCCCGGAGCAATTATTTCTGCTTCGAGTACTAAAGCTTCTACTGATGCTGATTTCGACGGAAATTTTACCATAAATGCCAAAGTGGGCGAGATATTAAAAATCTCAATGTTGGGTTTTGAAGCTGTTTCTGTAGCAGCGACATCCGCACCAATGACGATTACTTTAAAAGAATCAGACGATACGGTTCTGAAAGATGTAGTGGTAATCGGATACGGAACCCGAAAAAAAATCGATAATACTTCAGCAGTAAGTTCTATTAAATCGGAAGAAATTACCAAAATGAAAGTGTTAAATGCCTCTCAGGCCATACAAGGTAAGGCAGCCGGGGTTCAGGTGTCTACTTCAGATGCACCGGGAAGTACTCCTTCTGTGGTAATCAGGGGAGCAGGTACTGCATTAGGAGGAAGAAATCCTTTATTTGTAGTAGACGGTATGCCAACCGAAAACATCAATAACATTAATAGTAATGACATTACTTCTTATGAGATACTGAAAGATGCTTCTTCATTAGCAATTTACGGAACCAGAGGTGCCAATGGTGTAATTATGATTACCACTAAGGCAGGTAAAGGGAAACTTTCTGTAGATGTTGAAAGTTTTACAGGTTTCAGATCTCCTTTGAAAAAAGTAAAAATGGCCAATAGCGACGAATATGTTCGTTATAGTAATGCCGCTTTCAGCAAAGATTTTCCACAAGGAAGATTCTCAGCAAACCAACCTTACAATACCGATTGGCTTGACGAAATTACAAGAACAGGAATCTATACGCAGAACAATATTGCAATCTCAGGATCTTCAGATAATGTAAAATACTTCTTTAGTGTTGGAAATTATGAGGAAAAAGGAATTCTGAACGGATCTGATTACGGACGTACTACGATTAGAAACAATAACGAGTTTAAGCTTTCTGAGAAAGTTAAACTGACTCAAAATTTGAGTGTTAGTACTATCAAGAACAGACCAATGCCTTTAAGCGCATTTACCAATGCTTACAGACAGTCTCCATTAGTTCCTGTGCGTTACCCTAACGGAAAATACGGTGTGCCGTTTGTTTCGAATGGAGTAGTGGCTGAAACAGGAGCATCTTTCAACAATGTTGGAAATCCGGTGGCTCAATTGGATTATACAAATGAGCAACAGGAAAGTGTTATTTTACAAGGTGGTTTGAAATTAGACTACGAGATTATCAAATCATTAAAATTCACTTCTCAGTTTAATGGAGAATTTTACACCTACAAACAATACAATTATGTTGACAATACAGCGCTTTGGTTATCAGCAGATCCAACTCGTGTTGTAGCAGGTTACCCTGGAAGTTTGAATAAAAACACTTTGACCAGAAGCAGAGATCAGTATTTCAACTGGAACTTGTCTAACTACCTGACTTATAATAAAGTTTTTGCAGAAATTCATGATGTTGAAGTTACTGCCGGTATCGAAGCTAACGTGCAGGGAACCAGAGAGAAATTAACGATTGACAGAAAAAATGTAAATCCAGATTCAAATTACTGGTCTTTAAAAGATGTTAACGTTGCCAGTTCAGTAACAGGTTACAAAGATGAAGCCTTGAATCAAAGAAGATTAGCTTCTTACTTTGCCCGTTTCCAATACAAATTAATGGACAAGTATTTGCTTACCGGTACAGTAAGACGTGACGGATCATCTCAATTTGCTGAAGACAAACGTTGGGGAACATTCCCGTCTGTAGGTTTGGGATGGATTGTATCTAAAGAAAGCTTTTTAAGCAAAGTAGAGCAGATCAATTTATTAAAATTAAGAGGTTCTTGGGGTAGATTAGGAAATCAAAATGTACCATTGAACACACAGATTATCACTTCGGGAGTAGATTATCCTAATTTTGGTTCAGGGATAACGGTTAACTCTCAAATCGATCCTAGTTTATCATGGGAAATTGTAGAAGAACTTTCTGGAGGTGTTGATTTTGAATTGTTAGACAGCAGATTAAAAGGATCTTTTGACCTGTACGATAAAAAAACAACCAACACTATTTTGAATGTTAAGCCTTATTCTTCATCAGGAATTACATTGGCAACACCAGCGCACATTGGAGAAGTATCTAACAAAGGTTATGAGATCTCTTTACGTTGGGATGATAAAATAACGGATAATTTGAGCTATTGGGTTGGAGGAAATTTTTCTCATAACAAAAATGAGCTAACAAGTCTTAAAAATGTTCAGCTAAGTCCAATTATTGGAGGAAGTTTAGGAAACGGTCAAAATACTAAAATATTAGACAATACTTCGGTAGGACAGCCTTTAGGAAGTTTCTATATGTACGAATATGCCGGGATTGACCCAACAAACGGTCAGATGTTGTATTACAATGCAAACGGAGCCAAAGTAGCTCAGACTGCCTTAAATGAGAGAACTGATAAAAAATACGTAGGTTCACTTTTACCAACGTCTACTTACGGAGTTACTTTAGGAGTTAACTATAAAAACATTGATTTTTCTGTTGACGGTTACGGAACAGGGGGAGCAAAAGTTTACAATGGTAAAAAAGCGCAGCGTTTTGGAGGTGAAAACATAGAAGCTTCTATGGCTCGTGATTTCTGGACACCAACAAACACAAACGCTTCTAATCCTGCACCTTCTAATGTGACACCTTTCGCGTCCACTTATTATTTAGAATCAGCAGATTTCTTTAGAATCAATAACATCACTTTAGGATATAAACTTCCTTTAAAAGACGATCAGTTTCTTAGCTACTGTAGAATATATGTAAATGCAATTAA harbors:
- a CDS encoding SusC/RagA family TonB-linked outer membrane protein, with product MKNFIFSFLALLLLPAYMSGQAIKGKVVDSSGMGVPGAIISASSTKASTDADFDGNFTINAKVGEILKISMLGFEAVSVAATSAPMTITLKESDDTVLKDVVVIGYGTRKKIDNTSAVSSIKSEEITKMKVLNASQAIQGKAAGVQVSTSDAPGSTPSVVIRGAGTALGGRNPLFVVDGMPTENINNINSNDITSYEILKDASSLAIYGTRGANGVIMITTKAGKGKLSVDVESFTGFRSPLKKVKMANSDEYVRYSNAAFSKDFPQGRFSANQPYNTDWLDEITRTGIYTQNNIAISGSSDNVKYFFSVGNYEEKGILNGSDYGRTTIRNNNEFKLSEKVKLTQNLSVSTIKNRPMPLSAFTNAYRQSPLVPVRYPNGKYGVPFVSNGVVAETGASFNNVGNPVAQLDYTNEQQESVILQGGLKLDYEIIKSLKFTSQFNGEFYTYKQYNYVDNTALWLSADPTRVVAGYPGSLNKNTLTRSRDQYFNWNLSNYLTYNKVFAEIHDVEVTAGIEANVQGTREKLTIDRKNVNPDSNYWSLKDVNVASSVTGYKDEALNQRRLASYFARFQYKLMDKYLLTGTVRRDGSSQFAEDKRWGTFPSVGLGWIVSKESFLSKVEQINLLKLRGSWGRLGNQNVPLNTQIITSGVDYPNFGSGITVNSQIDPSLSWEIVEELSGGVDFELLDSRLKGSFDLYDKKTTNTILNVKPYSSSGITLATPAHIGEVSNKGYEISLRWDDKITDNLSYWVGGNFSHNKNELTSLKNVQLSPIIGGSLGNGQNTKILDNTSVGQPLGSFYMYEYAGIDPTNGQMLYYNANGAKVAQTALNERTDKKYVGSLLPTSTYGVTLGVNYKNIDFSVDGYGTGGAKVYNGKKAQRFGGENIEASMARDFWTPTNTNASNPAPSNVTPFASTYYLESADFFRINNITLGYKLPLKDDQFLSYCRIYVNAINPFITQKFSGFSPDVVSDGKLVEGTQGVELDAYPSLRSFVIGANLKF